In Pseudomonas rhizosphaerae, one DNA window encodes the following:
- the ycaC gene encoding isochorismate family cysteine hydrolase YcaC, producing MTNATYNRLNKDDAIVLLVDHQTGLISLVQDFSPNEFKNNVLALADLAKFFELPTILTTSFEQGPNGPLVPELKEMFPDAPYIARPGQINAWDNEDFVKAIRATGRKQIIIAGVVTDVCVAFPTLSALAEGFDVFVVTDASGTFNTTVQQAAWARMSAAGAQLMNWFSVACELHRDWRNDIEGLGNLLSQRIPNYRNLMNSYSALTASKAN from the coding sequence ATGACCAACGCCACCTACAATCGCCTGAACAAAGACGACGCCATCGTACTGCTGGTCGATCATCAAACCGGCCTGATTTCGTTGGTGCAGGACTTCTCGCCCAACGAGTTCAAGAACAATGTGTTGGCCCTGGCTGATCTGGCCAAATTCTTCGAGCTGCCCACCATCCTCACCACCAGCTTCGAGCAAGGCCCCAACGGCCCCCTGGTACCGGAGCTCAAGGAGATGTTCCCCGACGCGCCCTACATTGCCCGCCCCGGCCAGATCAACGCGTGGGACAACGAAGATTTCGTCAAGGCGATCAGGGCCACCGGCCGCAAGCAGATCATCATCGCCGGCGTGGTCACCGATGTGTGCGTCGCATTCCCGACCCTGTCGGCGCTGGCGGAAGGGTTCGATGTATTCGTGGTCACCGATGCCTCCGGTACTTTCAATACCACCGTGCAACAGGCCGCCTGGGCCCGCATGAGCGCGGCAGGCGCACAGCTGATGAACTGGTTCTCGGTGGCGTGCGAGCTGCACCGCGACTGGCGCAACGACATTGAAGGCCTGGGCAACCTGCTGTCCCAGCGCATCCCCAACTACCGCAACCTGATGAACAGCTACTCGGCGCTGACCGCCTCCAAGGCGAATTGA